Proteins encoded in a region of the Mucilaginibacter sabulilitoris genome:
- a CDS encoding metallophosphoesterase family protein, producing the protein MKKYFHHEHEHIHDADSDGIDRRGFLKCMAWAGTGVLWMMSGGILKSYGMSQMIDKTTGNLKKGLIMPQSDFSFVQISDSHIGFNKAANPDVLSTLQATIDKINNMPSAPLFVLHTGDLSHLAQAEEFDALEQSLKSVKTEKIFYVPGEHDVTDNGKLYLERYGKGTKGDGWYSFDSNGVHFIGLVNVTNHVDGGLGYLGPDQIKWLENDLKPLSSSTPIVVFAHIPMWAIYPQWGWGTEDSAQALMLLKRFGSVSVLNGHIHQTIQKVEGNITFHTANSTAFPQPAPGAAPSPGPMKVPVGKLRSMLGLTSVNYQEHDHALAITDIPLIKPE; encoded by the coding sequence ATGAAAAAATACTTTCATCACGAACACGAACATATACACGATGCTGATAGCGACGGTATTGATAGGAGAGGTTTCTTAAAATGTATGGCATGGGCAGGCACAGGTGTTCTTTGGATGATGTCAGGAGGCATTTTAAAATCATATGGCATGAGCCAAATGATTGATAAAACTACAGGCAACCTCAAAAAAGGACTTATTATGCCACAATCTGATTTTAGCTTTGTACAGATCAGCGACAGCCACATCGGTTTTAATAAAGCCGCTAATCCCGATGTATTAAGTACGCTGCAAGCTACCATTGATAAAATCAATAATATGCCGTCGGCTCCGTTATTTGTGTTACACACAGGAGATCTTTCACACTTGGCTCAGGCCGAAGAGTTTGACGCGCTGGAGCAATCCTTAAAAAGTGTTAAAACTGAAAAAATATTTTACGTGCCCGGCGAACATGACGTAACAGATAATGGGAAGCTTTATTTGGAACGCTATGGCAAAGGCACAAAAGGTGACGGGTGGTATAGTTTCGACTCCAATGGCGTACATTTTATTGGGTTGGTAAATGTAACAAATCATGTTGACGGGGGGCTGGGCTATTTAGGTCCCGACCAGATCAAATGGCTTGAAAATGATTTAAAACCTCTGTCGTCAAGTACACCTATTGTTGTATTCGCACATATACCAATGTGGGCTATTTATCCGCAATGGGGATGGGGAACGGAGGATAGCGCCCAGGCTTTAATGCTGCTGAAACGTTTTGGATCGGTATCGGTACTAAACGGTCATATTCATCAAACCATTCAAAAGGTAGAGGGAAACATCACCTTCCACACCGCAAATTCAACTGCTTTTCCGCAACCTGCGCCCGGCGCGGCACCTTCGCCCGGACCGATGAAAGTTCCGGTAGGAAAACTTCGATCTATGCTTGGCTTAACCAGTGTAAATTATCAGGAGCATGACCATGCGCTCGCTATTACGGATATACCATTAATAAAACCCGAATAG
- a CDS encoding YceI family protein: MKTITFLVLLMITGVAAMAQYKPADKKSRVEFTIANFGFDVKGSFTGIQGLINFDSQNPQNSSMDITVDANTINTDNSLRDKHLKNEWYFDVKNYPNIHFLSSKVTDGGKSGNYVVTGKLTIKGKSKDISIPFTAVQDNEEFLFKGSFKINRIDFGIGATSTISNELEVLLNIYTVKA; this comes from the coding sequence ATGAAAACAATAACATTCTTAGTGCTGCTTATGATAACAGGTGTAGCAGCCATGGCGCAATATAAACCCGCTGACAAAAAATCAAGGGTAGAGTTCACAATCGCTAATTTTGGTTTTGATGTAAAAGGATCTTTTACTGGGATACAGGGACTTATCAATTTTGATTCGCAAAATCCACAAAACAGCAGCATGGACATAACGGTTGACGCCAATACTATAAATACTGATAATTCCTTAAGAGATAAGCATCTAAAAAATGAATGGTATTTTGATGTTAAAAACTATCCGAACATTCATTTCTTATCTTCCAAAGTTACGGATGGCGGCAAATCAGGTAATTATGTGGTTACCGGAAAACTCACTATTAAAGGAAAATCAAAAGATATTTCAATCCCTTTTACCGCAGTACAGGATAATGAAGAATTTCTTTTTAAAGGATCATTTAAAATAAACAGGATAGATTTTGGAATTGGAGCAACAAGTACAATTTCGAATGAACTGGAGGTATTGTTGAATATTTATACGGTCAAAGCCTGA
- a CDS encoding c-type cytochrome produces MKINKKLGVIVCILITVTIGVAATSPKPIITHYTNLKVLPKDISSKNLQEIMVDDFQDGLGVTCSFCHANSKDGHGLDFASDAKPEKEISRAMMRMTIGINKKYFKLKHPLIGSGALTITCSTCHKGEAFPDGTGEQK; encoded by the coding sequence ATGAAGATCAATAAAAAGTTGGGTGTTATTGTATGTATTTTAATTACAGTAACCATTGGTGTCGCTGCAACATCACCTAAACCTATCATTACCCATTATACAAATTTGAAAGTATTACCGAAGGATATCTCCTCAAAAAATCTCCAGGAAATCATGGTAGATGATTTTCAGGATGGGTTAGGGGTTACCTGCAGTTTTTGCCATGCTAATTCAAAAGATGGTCACGGTCTTGATTTTGCCAGTGATGCCAAACCCGAAAAAGAGATTTCAAGGGCCATGATGCGTATGACTATCGGGATCAATAAAAAATACTTTAAATTAAAACACCCATTGATAGGCAGCGGTGCACTTACGATAACCTGCAGTACCTGCCATAAAGGCGAAGCTTTTCCAGATGGTACCGGGGAACAGAAATAA